From Carya illinoinensis cultivar Pawnee chromosome 5, C.illinoinensisPawnee_v1, whole genome shotgun sequence, one genomic window encodes:
- the LOC122310972 gene encoding LEAF RUST 10 DISEASE-RESISTANCE LOCUS RECEPTOR-LIKE PROTEIN KINASE-like 2.7, which produces MTRSGVSLLPAGLTAVIVLVLLVHQTFGVKDGDHCATSCGNIHNISHPFRLRDQPANCGDERYNLSCEDKKTVLYLFGGKYYVQEINYSYRTIRVVESGIQKDNYSSIPRYFLNDYKLYTIFDARTPYYLYSDLNWSAVAFLKCEKPMNPGIYLNKSTCFESGVYSSNSPNNLTQSKLGFDYVTYGWTKASDVVDESCQVEQIVWTSEQGQLPDDDERNFSCTDYHNKLAYGFQLTWFPMDCINRCGDWVYCSVDPNGTVVYSDDGSCIGLPKELFWLYKGFRGILRTLYRAIREKFFHQTDYVVPLNNKVDVQIYSYLYERDRVLSVQLMIILIEFGPYCGPKLLATPFVFAFLIYKWRRRHLSMYNAIEEFLQKHNDLVPIRYSYSEVKKMTKGFKDKLGEGGYGTVFKGTLRSGQLVAVKMLGKSKANGQEFISEVATIGTIHHVNIVQLIGFCVEGSKRALVYEFMSNGSLNKYIFSQEGSILLSFEKMHDIALGIARGIKYLHEGCEMQILHFDIKPHNILLDENLTPKVSDFGLARLFSVDDSIVYLTAVRGTLGYMAPELCYQNIGGISKKADVYSFGMLLMDMTGRRRNLNTFADHSSETYFPTCVYDELHNENGIEIEDAIEEEKKMTKKMIIVALWCIQMKPNDRPSMNKVIEMLEGDIECLQIPPKPFSALSERYIQSDIEESSNQSWSSIQSSELSQYTQSSMQFN; this is translated from the exons atgacgAGATCAGGTGTGTCGCTCCTCCCTGCAGGACTCACCGCCGTTATTGTTCTAGTACTGCTAGTCCATCAAACTTTCGGCGTTAAGGACGGTGATCACTGTGCTACTTCCTGCGGCAATATCCACAACATAAGTCATCCGTTTCGATTGAGAGACCAGCCAGCAAACTGCGGCGACGAAAGGTATAATCTGTCATGTGAGGACAAAAAAACTGTGCTATACTTATTTGGCGGAAAATATTACGTACAGGAAATCAATTACAGTTACCGAACAATACGAGTTGTGGAATCGGGTATTCAGAAGGATAATTACTCCTCTATCCCTCGTTATTTTCTTAATGACTACAAGTTATATACAATATTCGATGCTCGGACTCCATATTATCTGTACTCTGATCTGAACTGGAGTGCGGTGGCTTTTTTGAAGTGTGAAAAACCAATGAATCCTGGGATCTATCTGAACAAATCTACTTGCTTTGAGAGTGGAGTGTATTCTTCCAACTCTCCTAATAATTTGACCCAATCCAAGCTGGGGTTTGATTATGTTACATATGGGTGGACGAAAGCAAGCGATGTTGTGGATGAATCGTGCCAAGTAGAGCAGATTGTTTGGACATCGGAGCAAGGCCAATTACCAGATGATGATGAAAGAAACTTCTCCTGTACAGACTACCACAACAAATTGGCCTATGGTTTTCAGCTTACATGGTTCCCTATGGATTGTATTAATAGGTGTGGCGATTGGGTTTATTGCAGCGTTGACCCGAATGGCACAGTAGTCTATAGCGACGACGGATCATGTATTG GACTCCCTAAAGAACTATTTTGGTTATACAAAG GATTCCGCGGCATACTACGTACTTTATACCGGG CTATTCGAGAAAAGTTTTTCCATCAGACAGACTACG TAGTACCCCTGAATAATAAAGTCGATGTTCAGATCTACAGTTATTTATATGAACGTGACAGAG TACTTTCAGTCCAACTAATGATCATTCTCATCGAGTTCG GACCATACTGTGGACCAAAATTACTGGCGACTCCATTTGTGTTTGCATTCTTGATATATAAGTGGCGTAGGAGACATTTATCAATGTATAACGCCATTGAAGAATTTTTGCAAAAGCACAATGATCTCGTGCCAATAAGGTACTCTTACTCAGAAGTAAAGAAGAtgaccaaaggttttaaggatAAACTGGGTGAAGGTGGTTATGGCACTGTCTTTAAAGGAACACTTCGAAGTGGCCAACTTGTAGCTGTAAAAATGTTGGGTAAATCCAAAGCTAATGGCCAAGAATTTATCAGCGAAGTTGCTACCATTGGAACGATTCACCATGTTAATATAGTGCAACTCATTGGCTTTTGCGTTGAAGGATCAAAGCGTGCTCTTGTATATGAATTTATGTCTAACGGATCTctcaataaatacattttttcacAAGAAGGAAGTATTCTTCTAAGCTTTGAAAAAATGCATGATATTGCTCTTGGAATAGCTCGTGGCATTAAATATTTACATGAAGGTTGTGAAATGCAAATTTTGCATTTCGATATCAAGCCTCACAACATTCTTCTCGACGAGAATCTTACACCTAAGGTCTCAGACTTTGGCTTGGCAAGACTTTTTTCAGTAGATGATAGCATTGTTTATTTGACTGCTGTAAGGGGGACATTGGGATACATGGCTCCCGAGTTGTGCTATCAAAATATTGGGGGCATCTCAAAGAAAGCcgatgtttatagttttggaatGTTATTGATGGACATGACAGGTAGACGAAGGAACTTGAATACATTTGCAGATCATTCTAGTGAAACCTACTTCCCTACTTGTGTCTATGATGAGTTGCACAATGAAAATGGTATAGAAATAGAAGATGCCAtcgaggaggaaaagaaaatgactaAGAAGATGATCATAGTTGCATTGTGGTGTATACAAATGAAACCTAATGATCGTCCTTCAATGAACAAAGTCATAGAAATGCTTGAAGGAGATATTGAATGTTTACAAATACCTCCAAAGCCTTTCTCAGCATTATCAGAAAGATACATACAATCAGACATTGAAGAAAGTTCAAATCAGTCTTGGTCATCAATTCAATCGAGCGAATTGAGTCAATATACACAATCGTCAATGCAATTTAACTGA